A window of Streptomyces sp. NBC_01224 genomic DNA:
TGCATCTGTCCCCGGTCCTGGAAGCCGTGCCCGGCTCCAGACACGGGTACGACGTCGTCGATCACAGCCGGGTACGTGCCGAGCTCGGCGGTGAGGAGGGGCTGCGGGAGCTGGCCCGCACGGCGCATGAGCACGGTCTCGGACTGGTCGTGGACATCGTGCCGAACCACATGGCCGCGGTCCCCCGGCACAACCACGCACTGCGGGAGGTGCTGCGCGAGGGCTCCGAGTCCCCGTACGCCCGCTGGTTCGACATCGACTGGGCGGCGGGCGGCGGCAAGGTGCTGCTGCCGGTGCTGGCCGGACGGATCGGCGACGAGATCGACAGGCTCCGGGTCGACGGGGAGGTGCTGCGCTACGGCGAGCAGGAGTTCCCGCTCCGGACCGGCACCGCTCGTCTGCCGCTGCCCGAGCTGCTCGATGCCCAGCACTACCGGCTCGGCTGGTGGCGGCTGGCCCGCACCGAGCTGAACTACCGGCGGTTCTTCACCATCTCCGACCTCATCGGGGTGCGGGTGGAGGACCCCGAGGTCTTCGCCGCCACCCACAGCAAGATCCTCGAACTGGTCCGGGACGGGGTCGTCGACGGGCTGCGCATCGACCACCCCGACGGGCTCGCCGATCCTGCGGCCTATCTGGAGCGACTCTCGGCGGCGACCGACGGGCGGTGGACGGTGGTGGAGAAGATCCTCGGCCGTACCGAGCCGCTGCCCGCGGGCTGGGCCGTCGCGGGGACGACCGGGTACGACGCGCTGCACCGGATCGACGGCCTCTTCGTCGATCCGATGGGCGCCGCGGAGCTGCTCGGCCGCTACCGGGAGTACGCGGGGCCCGCCGGGGACCGCGGGGGTGACTGGACGTCGACCGTCCGCCGGGCCGCGTTACGGGTGGTGACGCATGAGCTGGCCGCCGAGACCGGGCTGCTGACCCGGCTCGCCGTACGTATCTGCGCCGAGGACCCCGCGCTGCGCGACCACGCACCGTGGACGCTGCACACCGCCGTGTGTGAACTTCTTGTACGCGTACCCGTCTACCGCCCGTATGTGACACCCGGCGGGCCCCGCGCGAAGACGGCTGAGACGACGCTCTCGGATGCGGCCGTACGGGATGCGGAGGCGGTGTTCTCCGTTCCGGAGGAGGCTTCGGCCGTCGAGGTCGTGCGGGATCTGGCAATGGGGCGGCTGGGCGAGGGGCCCGACCGGGCGGCGTTCTGCGCCCGGTTCGCCCAGACCGCGTCGGCGTTGCGCGCCAAGTCGGTCGAGGACACGGCGTTCTACCGGTACGTTCCGCTGATCTCGGCGAACGAGGTGGGCGGCGA
This region includes:
- the treY gene encoding malto-oligosyltrehalose synthase, translating into MTPTATYRLQLQPDFPFAAAGHAVPYLATLGVSHLHLSPVLEAVPGSRHGYDVVDHSRVRAELGGEEGLRELARTAHEHGLGLVVDIVPNHMAAVPRHNHALREVLREGSESPYARWFDIDWAAGGGKVLLPVLAGRIGDEIDRLRVDGEVLRYGEQEFPLRTGTARLPLPELLDAQHYRLGWWRLARTELNYRRFFTISDLIGVRVEDPEVFAATHSKILELVRDGVVDGLRIDHPDGLADPAAYLERLSAATDGRWTVVEKILGRTEPLPAGWAVAGTTGYDALHRIDGLFVDPMGAAELLGRYREYAGPAGDRGGDWTSTVRRAALRVVTHELAAETGLLTRLAVRICAEDPALRDHAPWTLHTAVCELLVRVPVYRPYVTPGGPRAKTAETTLSDAAVRDAEAVFSVPEEASAVEVVRDLAMGRLGEGPDRAAFCARFAQTASALRAKSVEDTAFYRYVPLISANEVGGDPGQPAVTPEEFHAFCARLARDWPTTGTTLTTHDTKRSADVRARVAVLTQCPEQWSWLLVELGRVTPATAPDAQFAWQAWQTAFGCVKLPVREMAGRLEPALLKAVRESGLFTSWTEPDPAYERAMTDFVAAGPAAGNGPVREALERFAGTLDPYVRANVLGAALVQLTMPGVPDLYQGTEREYLALVDPDNRRPFRHPSGDGAFSEKGELTAAALRLRRERPEVFGESGTYAPLSAYGPAATHCLAFCRSGEVVTAVTRLSLRLTESGGWRGTELTLPDDGPWTDLLAPGRKFTGATVALVELFAQRPVALLSRVGREGPADRA